GGAACGCAGGACAGCCCAAGGACGTAACAGGAGAACGGGTCAATATGAGTGGAAAGGTACTAGAAAAACACTACGACAAGGGGACAAGTGCAGAGAAGGCGAATAGGAGAAAGGATTTTCTCAAAGACATATGAGTGCCTATAACAACCTTAGGAAGATGAAACTGAAACCACCAAGAGTTGCTAGCGAAATAACGAGTATTGCAAATACCCCAATTCCATAAATGTCAGACAGTCTATCACGGTTATCATTTATCAGTTGTTCGTTTCCTTGAATACATCCGGCATTGTATGAGATGATTCTCTCAACGATAGCATCACCAGACTCTTCTTTTCTTAGTATTTTTTGTATTTCCTCACTATCTACACCCGGTCGAAGTGACATTTGATCACCTTCTTCGTCCACAACTAAGAAGTCAGAGAATGGTTGTGGAAGGAAATATTGACGATAGAAGCTCAACAAAGGTGCCACAGGATTATTTATAAGTATCGAGAGACCTCCTGAATCTGGTGAAAGAACAACTAGTGCTGACGCAAATATTTTGCCGAATATAATAAGAAGGAATAGAAATAGGTAGAGTCCAATAAGAGACATCAGCGCAAGGGTTGAAGTCTCTATATTCGACAAATTCCCTTGATTGGGGAACAAGGGTGATGAAACAAATATTGAGATACCTGTCAGAAGCAGACCGCCCACGGTCAACGCGACACGTATTATTCTCGTAGCTTGAGCTTGCTGTTCTTGCACTATGTTAATTTGTTCACCGAGAACACGCTGTGTCTCTTCTAAGAGAGAAGAATTTGTATTGTCAGGGAGATCGGCCTGCATAGAATTCTCGCTCATCGTGACATAGTGTATTGTCTTTCATTTTAAAATGTCCGCGATACCCATTTGTGTACTCCTTCGTAGGCAAAGGAGTGCTGTCATACCAAATGAAAATTAGCTGAATCTTATATCTCCCGAACGAGGTCTTCTGCTTGCTTGATCAGCCGTTCAACCTCCCGCTTATCTGGTTCTTCCTCATTTGCGTGAGCGCAGTTGTTTCTTATGTCCGCAAGATAGCCCAACTGACTCCTCTTTGCGTTCGTAATTTCGCCTGCATCAGATAGGGTTTCAGCAAGAGAACGAATCCCGTCCGAATACTCATATTTCAAATCCCGTTCAGATACATTACACAGAGTAAGTAAGTGGCGTTCAAGGGCTATTCCAGCGATTACTCCAGCGGCTCTAACATTTCCTTCATCCCAGAGGTCTTTGGCTTGATACAATTCTTCTGTGATGATTTCATCCGAGATTCCTTTTCTGACCTTCAGCCGTTCCGTCTCTAATTTTGACGGAATTGAAAGGAGTATGTTCTTTTGTTTGGAAATGACTCGTCGGAGAATCCCACAGTAGTTGTCTGCCTTTGTATACTCCATTCCATCGAAATGTAGCAGTTCATCCATATCCGAATAAGTACGTCTAAAATCTCCCTCCCTTTCTGGCATATACTCAGAAACTAACGTTAAGGCTTGGTTGTACCAAATCTCATACTCTTCATCAACTTCGTCAACAATTCCCCAGTCTATTCGGTCTGTTTTAATCTTCTTCGCAGAAGTCGAGTCCTGCGCGAGATTATACAACGTACTATTTATCTCTTCAATCTCCTCAACAAGACGGTCTATCTTTTCCTCCACTTCTTCCAACTTCTCTCTGCTTGTGGCCATTATTGTATCTGATAGTAGAACATCCAAAAAGATTCGTCCGGGTTTCAGTAATCAGCGGGAACGCTCTCTGCCGGTTGTAACATGAATCTGGAAGAGGTCTTCCGAATCAACGTTACCTGCCTCGCGGAGATGGGCTGTTTACCGGGCGCGTAAGGGCTTCTTGGAGCAATATAAGCATCAGGAAGGGCTTCTCGTCCGATAAGACAGTACCGGTTCGACGTACTGATTGGGTGCCTCTGGTTGCCTTAGGCGGTAAGGTTATATTATCTGACGCGGTCGGGATGGGGGGTCGGATTCGACCAGTCCTCCTTAATTCACAATGAGCACCAGCGACCAGCAACCGGTTTTTCGAGATTGGAGCGCCCTAGTTGGCGGGAACGCACCGACCAACGACAAGATAATTCAGTGGTTCGGAAATCCGATATACCGCCCAGATACTAACAACGCCACCAAGATCGTCCCAGAAGGGGGATTCAAAGATCAGAAAAACGCAAAGAAGTGGAAACGTCTTGACCTCTACAACAGCGGGATTAACCTCAAGTGGAACGACACAGCGCGAATAAATTGGCAGTTCAACCGTCACCTCATCCGAGCTGTCACTTCCCAACTTGAACTCCCGCGTTTACTCCGCAAGCGTGTCCACGCGGAATTTCTGCGGCTCAATCTTGGCGATAAGGGTGTGTTTGCGGGTCTCACGGCCTTCTCTGTCGCTACTGTGATTATGCATCACGGCGACTATTGCGACAGGAACTACCACCCGAATCAGCCCCGAGATCGCCGTGACGCTGTCTGTAATTGGTTTGCCGACACGGAGGGATTTACTGAGTCAGAAATTGCCAGCGAGTATACCAAGTTCCAAGCCCAATTCCTCACGTAGAAGGGGCCTTACAGACTCGGCAGGAGACCCTATATATACCCCCGGCTATTCGATAGGGCGGAAAGAGGGTGATGAGGTGGGAACCCCTTAGAGGGAAGGCCGGGATTTGGGCGTCCCTCGGTGTGTTCTATCGGAATAATCACGGCGATCAGGATTCGGATTGACGAACTCGTGGACGCGGCGAGTTCCCGCTGTGCTAGACTCTCAGATCGGGACAAGCTTACTACCGTTATCGACCCAGTGAAACCCTATGATAAACCCAGTTCCTCATCGGTGACGGTCAGTTCGGGCAACCGTGGGTGACTCCATCGAGATTCTAGCCGATGTTGTGGCGAAGATTCCCGCCCGATTCGGTTGTTTTCGGGGATTGACGAACCGCCCCTGTGCAGGATGCTCCGCAGTAATATCAAGTAGACCGTTTGGAGTTACTTTTCGTCATTTTCCGAAACCGCCGCACGCACACGGGGGATTGCGCTTACGGGCTTCCTTTCCAGACGCTATTCACCGGCAAAACACGCCGAGAAACGGGTGGCATTCGCGGCTCTTATCGGCGATAGAGTTATGATAGAAGGGCGCTGTCTGTGAATTACAGTCTGCGCCGCAGGCGCAAGCCTAGGCCGGGATTTGAACCCGGGCTCTCGTCCTTACCAAGGACGCGCTTTACCGCTAAGCTACCCAGGCAGGCACTCTCTGGTAGCCGGGTTTTATTGTTAGTCGTTTCGATTCCCGCGCGCCGTGAGACGGTTTCGCCACCGCCAGGGACTCACACTACGTCCCCGAGGACTGGGAGAACTCGCCGGGCGTGGTGGTGTCGGGGCTTGCGACCGCGGTCGAAAGTCGTTCGGAAACGCCGACGAGCGCCGTTTCCGAGCCCGGAAGCGGATCGGTCCCCAGTTCCTCGGCGAGCCCGTCGGCGACCGCGTCGATCGGATCGGTGATCGTCCCGAAGGCGACGTCAGCTCCCGCACGGACCGCGGTACGGACGAAGTCGGCTTCGAGTCGTCGGTCGAGCGACGCACGCTCGGATTCGGCGGCCGTCTCGCGGCGCGTCTGGTCGCGGCCGAACTGCCGGACGGCCTCGACGACATCCATCGCGACGCCCGTGTGGGCGAGATACTCGAATCCGCGGGCGACGAGCACCTCGGCGGCGATGACGTTCAGATCGCCCTCGGATCGATCGCCGGTCGTCCACGGGTCGGTGTGGATGAGCTCGCGTGAGAGTCGGAGCCCCTCGTAACTCATCTGGACGCCGGCACTGCGACGTGCGGCCACGTCGAGTTCGACGGCGTCGTCGAGCGTCATCGCGGTCAGCACCGTGAGCGCACCGGGGGTCATCGACGCCGACTCGAGCACCTCCTCGAGCCGCATCCGGAGGGCGTCGGGACCGATGTCGTCGATCCCCTCGCGGAACGCGGCCCGAGCGTGCGCGGTTTCGTCCATCTATCGCCGTGTAGGGACGGGAGAGCCAAATCAGTTTGGAAAGCGTTGATGCGTCGATTGCCGGATAGATCGCACGGACGGCCCATCGATCGGCCGACGAGACCGGACGGATCGTAGCACTTACCCTCCTCACCGTCGGCCTTGTGGTAATGATCGACATCGACGACCAGGGCGACGTTCGCGTCGTCACCCTCGATAGGGCCGACCGACGGAACGCGATCACGCTGGCTGGCCTCGAAGCGCTCAAAGTCGCGGTGCGCGACCCACCGACGCCCGTCATCTATCTCCGTGGTTCGGGTGTGGCGTTCTGTGCCGGTGCCGACCTCGAGACCGTTGGGAGCCTCGCGACCGAAGGCGGCGTCGAACCGTTCGTTCGGCAGGGGCAGCGGACCGCCGACGCGATCGAGAGCAGCCCCGCAACCGTCATCGCCGGCATCGACGGGGCGGCTCGCGGCGGCGGGATCGAACTCGCGCTCGCCTGCGACCTGCGGGTGGCGACCCTCGATGCGACGTTCGGCGAACCGGGCGTGACCTTCGGGTTGTTCGGGTCGTGGGGCGGGACGGTTCGCCTGCCCGAGATCGTCGGTATGGGAGACGCGCTCGATTTCTCCCTGTCTGGTCGGGTGTTGGACGCGGAGGAGGCGCTCCGGATCGGCCTCATCTCGCGGATCGTCGACGATCCTCGCTCGGTCGCTGAGGAAGTCGCCGACAACGATCCGGCGGCGCTCCGTCACATCAAAGCTCGGATCCGAGATCGGGGCGATAAGGAGGACAAGGAGGCTGCGGAGATCGAGTCATTCCGGACGCTCGTCGAGACGCACGCGGAGAAACTCCAGCAGTTCGGCGAGTGACGGGACGGTCGGTTTACAGCGGCTCCGGGGCCGGTGGCATCGATCGCTTGTGCGCGCTCGTCTCGTGGAGTTCGACGACGCGATCGACCGCCGTTTCGGGCACGTCGAGCGTCTCGATCGTCGCGTGTTTCGAGAGCGGACCGTGGACGTGCAGCGCCAAGATAGCGTCGAGATCGTCGTAGCTCAGTCCCATCTCCTCCTCGTCGGTCTGGCCCTCCCACATCGCCGCCGTGGGTGTTCGGGTCACGAGGTCGTCCGGCACGCCGAGATCGCGGGCGAGTTGGCGAACCTGACACTTGTAGAGGTTGCCGATGGGGTTGCAGTCGACCGCCTGATCTCCGTACTTCGTGAAGTAGCCCGTCGCCGCCTCGGATCGGTTCCCCGTCCCGAGGACGAGCCGACTCTCGGCGTTGGCGACGAAATAGTTCAACACCCCACGAGTGCGGACTCGAACGTTGCCGAGCGCCATCCGGTCTTCGGCGGCGTGCTCCGGCGCCGCCTCGACGAACGCATTGACGATCGGGCCGATCTCGATCGTGTCGTATTCGATACCCAGCGTCTCGGCGACCTGCTCGGCGTCCGTCTCGTCCGCGTCGGGGTTGACCGAACTCGGCAATACGAGTCCGTGAACGTTCTCCGCACCGAGCGCCTCGGCTGCGAGGTAGGCGATGGTCGTCGAGTCGATCCCGCCCGACAGTCCGAGTACCGCGCCGTCAGCGCCGGCGTCCTCGACGAGATCAGCGATGAACTGGACGATGTGCTCGCGATATGCTTCGAGTTCGGTGTCGGAAAAGCGCAGTTCGATCCCCGTTTTCTCCACGAAGGCTTTCGAATCCGTCATTGCCAACCAGTTCGGCCGCTCGGCACTAATACCCTATCGTTCGCGCAATCTTTCTGGACGCCCGTCCGGTTCGGCTGCCGGCAGGGTGCCCTAACGCCGAGACGCTACGTTCAAGTACGGCCGGTCGGTATCGTTCGAGTGCGCGCCGTTGGTCCAGTGGTAGGACATTGGCTTCCCAAGCCAATAGCCCGGGTTCAATTCCCGGACGGCGCACTTCTTTCGGTCGTTTACCGCCCGACTTCTCGTTCGTTTCACTCACGAGAATCCCGGCTGGCGCAATCCCCCCCAGCCGTTTGCCGTCCGACTTCTCGTTCGTTTCACTCACGAGAATCCCGGATGGCGCACTTCTACCGAACGAAGTGGGTAACTTGACCTCCTCGACGCCCTGAACGACGTGGGATCCGGCCACCGGAGTTCCGCCGAGTGTGGCGTTCGAGGTACCAACCCGCACGCAAGCGGAACCGGCAGCACACCCGAGGAACTCTCGTTTCCTCCCCTGTATAGGGCTGTGGCCCGCTCAAAGAGGTCGTTCGAAAATCAGAGATGTTCGTGACCACGAGAGACTCCGTCTCTCGGACGACCCCTCGGAATCCGTGTCATTGCCGTACGAACCACCGCTGGTTCGCCACCCCTTGTGGCTCGGGGACGGCATCTCACCGAACCCGTAGCACCCCATGCTACACGAGACCACAACAAAACGATTGAAACTGGCCGAAAACGCCGTCGTCAGAAACACTATCAGCCCGGTTGCCGAACCACGTCTATGGACGTCGTCAACCCCGCGACCGGCGAAACAGTCGAGACGTACGAAACTGACAGCAGCGCAGAGGTAGAAGCCAAACTCGATCGCGCAACCGACGCGTTCGAGACGTGGCGGGATCGCCCGCTCCGCGAACGCGAGGAGCTCCTCGCGCGCGCCGGCGAGGTGCTGCGCGAGAACAAACACGAGTACGCCGAGACGATGACCGAGGAGATGGGCAAGCCGATCTCCCAGTCGATTGGCGAGGTGGAAAAGTGCGCGTGGGTGTGCGATCACTACGCCGAACACGCGAGCGCGTATCTCGAACCCGACGGCCACCCCAGTCCGCCGGGAACACGGGTCAAAACGGTGTACGATCCGCTCGGCCCCGTGCTCGCGGTGATGCCGTGGAACTTCCCGCTCTGGCAGGTGTTTCGGTTCGCCGCCCCCTACCTCGTGGCCGGGAACGTCGGCCTCTTGAAACACGCCTCGAACGTCCCCGGCTCGGCGCTCGCGATCGAGGAGGTGTTCCGGGAGGCCGGGTTCCCCGAGGGTGTGTTCCAGACGCTGTTGATCCCGTCGAGCGCCGTCGAGGACGTGCTCGTTGACCACCGGGTTCGGGCCGCCACGCTGACCGGGAGCGGCCCCGCTGGTCGAGCGGTCGCGTCGACCGCGGGCGATAATTTGAAAAAGACCGTCCTCGAGTTAGGCGGCAGCGACCCGTTCGTCGTTCTCGACGACGCCGACATCGAGGCCGCCGTCGAGACCGGCACGTGGGCGCGAAACCTGAACGGCGGACAGTCCTGTATCGCCGCGAAGCGCTTCATCGTCCACACCGACGTGTACGACGCGTTCGTCGACCGGTTCGTCTCGGAGGTCGAAGCGCTCGTCGTGGGCGATCCGACCGACGAGGACACCGACGTGGGGCCGCAGGCCCGCGCGGGGCTTATGACGGAGCTCCACGAGCAGGTCGAAGCGAGCGTCGAGGCCGGCGCGACCGTGCTGACGGGCGGCGAACCGCTCGACGGCGACGGGGCGTTTTATCCGCCGACGGTGCTCGCCGACGTCCCCGAGGGCTGTCCGGCCGACACCGAGGAGACGTTCGGCCCGGTGGCGTCCGTCTACGAGGTCGACGACGAGGCGGCCGCGATCGAGAAGGCCAACGACACCGAGTTCGGGCTCGGCGCGAGCGTCTGGACGGAGGACCGCCACCGCGGCGAGGCGATCGCCCGACGGATCGACGCGGGCTGCGTCTACGTCAACGAACTGGTGAAATCCGACCCGCGGGTCCCGTTCGGCGGCATCAAGGAGTCGGGCTACGGGCGGGAGCTCTCCGAACCCGGGATCAAGGAGTTCGTCAACCGAAAGACCGTCTGGGTGAACTGATCTCGAGGGTGG
This genomic window from Natronomonas salsuginis contains:
- a CDS encoding DUF7114 family protein, yielding MDETAHARAAFREGIDDIGPDALRMRLEEVLESASMTPGALTVLTAMTLDDAVELDVAARRSAGVQMSYEGLRLSRELIHTDPWTTGDRSEGDLNVIAAEVLVARGFEYLAHTGVAMDVVEAVRQFGRDQTRRETAAESERASLDRRLEADFVRTAVRAGADVAFGTITDPIDAVADGLAEELGTDPLPGSETALVGVSERLSTAVASPDTTTPGEFSQSSGT
- a CDS encoding NAD-dependent succinate-semialdehyde dehydrogenase, with amino-acid sequence MDVVNPATGETVETYETDSSAEVEAKLDRATDAFETWRDRPLREREELLARAGEVLRENKHEYAETMTEEMGKPISQSIGEVEKCAWVCDHYAEHASAYLEPDGHPSPPGTRVKTVYDPLGPVLAVMPWNFPLWQVFRFAAPYLVAGNVGLLKHASNVPGSALAIEEVFREAGFPEGVFQTLLIPSSAVEDVLVDHRVRAATLTGSGPAGRAVASTAGDNLKKTVLELGGSDPFVVLDDADIEAAVETGTWARNLNGGQSCIAAKRFIVHTDVYDAFVDRFVSEVEALVVGDPTDEDTDVGPQARAGLMTELHEQVEASVEAGATVLTGGEPLDGDGAFYPPTVLADVPEGCPADTEETFGPVASVYEVDDEAAAIEKANDTEFGLGASVWTEDRHRGEAIARRIDAGCVYVNELVKSDPRVPFGGIKESGYGRELSEPGIKEFVNRKTVWVN
- a CDS encoding enoyl-CoA hydratase/isomerase family protein is translated as MIDIDDQGDVRVVTLDRADRRNAITLAGLEALKVAVRDPPTPVIYLRGSGVAFCAGADLETVGSLATEGGVEPFVRQGQRTADAIESSPATVIAGIDGAARGGGIELALACDLRVATLDATFGEPGVTFGLFGSWGGTVRLPEIVGMGDALDFSLSGRVLDAEEALRIGLISRIVDDPRSVAEEVADNDPAALRHIKARIRDRGDKEDKEAAEIESFRTLVETHAEKLQQFGE
- a CDS encoding NAD+ synthase — translated: MTDSKAFVEKTGIELRFSDTELEAYREHIVQFIADLVEDAGADGAVLGLSGGIDSTTIAYLAAEALGAENVHGLVLPSSVNPDADETDAEQVAETLGIEYDTIEIGPIVNAFVEAAPEHAAEDRMALGNVRVRTRGVLNYFVANAESRLVLGTGNRSEAATGYFTKYGDQAVDCNPIGNLYKCQVRQLARDLGVPDDLVTRTPTAAMWEGQTDEEEMGLSYDDLDAILALHVHGPLSKHATIETLDVPETAVDRVVELHETSAHKRSMPPAPEPL